TTCACACTGTGGCAGCTGGGCCTGGGGTCCACCCCTCCATGTACACTGAGGGTCCCTCAGCGAGGCACCCACTTCAGCTTCAACAGAGCAGCTTTCATAAGCCAAAACCAGACCCCCACCTCCCCCTCCCACTGCCTTATAACCCCATCACAGCTCACACCACCACCGAGTCCAAACAAGGGGGAGCCTACGATGTGGCCCAAGGTCCGGGGTTTGCTGAAGCCAGCCAATAAAAACAGgccagagagggagggaaaccCTGGCCCAGACCAGCTGCTGCTCCAAATAAgcatgaaaaaacacagaaagtgaAAACACATTCCTACGACAAACAATCATTTGGATTCTTATCGgctgttttttcttctattttcacTGCAGGCTTCATGGCTGGATAAACTCGGCAGGTATCATAAACGGTGGCTTTTACAGTCTTGAAAAAACTTAATGAAGTTAAAGTTAATGAAAGAGAAACACCAGGACACTATACTCCTACACTAAGGTATAAAGAGGCTATATTCATAGGCTTTTCATGCAACACCCAAGATTTAAGttgattttcaaagcagtcatgtTACCTCTAACATCATACTATCTCAataaaaataggctctctgggttcccacaagttgactctcattgtggagaaataaaaagactgaagtgagatgaatagactgagaattttcttttatttgacaaaacaattcttgattgaattgaattttgtggacacaaaatgtagttaaacctctgaagtccaggagattttggtccaaatttgtcaacttcctatgcattaatttctgtctctgtttagcatctttcagtctgtccttatatcacatgcatggctcctttttctccacacaaacttggctatcagtgagaattttcattttattttaattaacaaatatAAAGCTgtcaggaacccaaaatacaagcaaaagacacagatgtctatggaaatgtaccattttttaaaacctttgtAGAAagtaaattcacattttataaatggtctagaaacataaatggcacactgtgaaagctcctatgattgaactttaactggctttctcagcttgtctacatatcatatataaataaagttattactgtaaataaagcgtgtgtattttcaataaatagatggactccagagggttaaacagttacatcacaatatattgtatcgcaatactcaccatatcgcaaaatgcttaaaatcacaataatatcgtatcgtgactcacgTATCGGGATGAAATTGTATCGTGAGGTCTCTGGGGATTCCCACCTTTAGAATTATATGCTGTATAACGCAGTAATAAGGCCATAAAGGAGagaataataagaaaaatttttattttttattattacctgCTGGATAAACTGAGCAGGTATCATAAACGGTGGCTTTTACAGTCTTGAAAAAATTTAATGAAGTTAAAATTAATGAAAGAGAAACACCGGGACACTATACTCCTACACTAAGGTATAAAGAGACTATATTCATAGGCTTTTCATGCAACACCCaaggtttaaccctttgatgcacaacatgggtctaaagtgacccaacagaGTTTTTGCAATAAAAGATTTTcctcattcagtattccaggttttcctcaattagtctgtttttgatcatcatcgacttaatttatgttttcctttattaatttttgaataaaatccctttttgtgtcactactcttctaatgcaaaacatggggcaaaaatgacccatatccattttttagctaagtagcttgctaagctaactactaagctaacttcttggctaagtatttagcaaagcagcttgctaagctaactacttagctaacttcttggctaagtagttagcttagcaagctactaagtcaagtagttagctatgtaatcatacaaaaactttttttcttcatatagtatgagaagcaaaatggaaataatgatctgttgttatcaaaaacaagatatttaaataattattggaatattcaatcataaaataagttcaaGTCAAAAGATAGAGTAGacctacagaaacacacagcagcattaaataacatgggaaatgaatgtgggtcatttttgactcatgttgtgcattagaaggggtgtcaatatgttgtgcatcaaagggttaagttgaGGTGCCCTTGCCTTTCCCCTTCCCAGAAACAAAAAACGGCAATGTTGGACTACCTTGCTGCCTCAGTTTGGTCTTTTTGTCCCTCAGACAGACTGAACAGACAGTGAAGGAGAAAGCGAGCAGGCGTGAGGATGACTCACTCCTTTAGGAAGGCTGTGAGGAGCGTCAACATGAGTCACAACAGGGATTTGTTCACAGACACACTCCcaaaccaaaaagagacacacagatgGCACCTCTCTGCACTCGCCTGCATCGCAGCAGTGTTTATTTCTGATGGGTATCACAAGCAGTGAGCGTGTCTGGTTTAACCTCGACGCAAATTCATTTGAGAAGATGCGTGTGCGCTTCGATTTAAGACAAATCGATAACAGAACTGTGCCCCAATAAATTCACACCTTACATGTTTGCATTCTTTTTCCTATTTTCGCGTAATCTTTGTTGATATGGATTAAATGACTCCTTTCTGACATCTGACTGTTGTTTTACCCTTTGCAATTCACAAACAACACAAGTAGTCCATTATTTGCTACATCAGGACACCTCAGGCTGTGTTGTCATAGTTAATTTTAACACATCGTTGATGCATTACAGTGAGAGTTATAATCTGCAATACAGCATTAAGCAGAACTATGGTTGCTATGGTTACTTGCATTTTAAGATACCCTTTAAAATGATGTAATGTACTGATTTAAAACAGTGGTTAAACTGTAGATCGGCTGCTTGTTGGAGCTGTTTAGTTATGTAAGTTTTCTGGGGGAAACCCTGATATCTGTTTTTCTGCCCAACCCCATTCAGTGTGGCAGGCTCCTTTGATTGACTAATGCTATCTATGttcctgtactgtatatattctaGCTGTATCATTGGTGTTGGTGTTAGAGAATGAAACGTGCTGCTGCTCCATGTGAATGGCTCTGATGCTTGGTGTAAATGAATCTCTGCAGGCGCAAAGGAAGCTAGGTAGTTTCCTGGCTTCAGCCCCTCAACAGACGGGCTCTGTTGCTGCAGACAGCCAACCCTTGGCCTCTCCAACATGGTGGACAGACAAACAGTTTCCACAACATACCACAATATGACGCAAGCCCCCAACACTGGAAGTAACGAGGGATTCAACAGTGTAAATACAGACAGTATGGATGTCATTAGCTTACAAAGTGCTGAGCTGTTCAGAAGTTCACACTCACCCTCTCTCAGAGATCCAGACTTTGGGAGGTTGTTTATTTCTGGAGCAGGACTgtacttcctcctcctcctcgttcttcttctcttcctccctctcctcttttctgTTTGAACCGTCGTCTTCTGCTGACTGCTGTTCTTTCCTCGTTCCCTCATGGTCTCTGCAGTACGACTGGCTGTTGTAGACCTACACTCGAAAGAGACATGGGCAAATTCACCAACTCTGCTCCAGCATGCCCAGGGAGACAAAAATTGGGAAGTCTCATTGAAAGTGTTTAATAGCATTTGTAAcagcacatatatatatattttcctctGGCTGTCATCATCGTACAGATTCATATACTCATGGCAACAACATAAATTTAGTGCTGGCAAAGTTTAGGGATTGAGCTACAAGATACAATaatgtagggctgggtgatatatcgatataaaaaatatgtggatatatttttaaatgggatatggaattagatcatatcacatatatcgatatagtccaattttttatttatttctttattattttaatgctgCCCTTTGCTGCCccttttgtcatatttagttcttttgtaatgtttgttattcttttctcatataaatatatttacttcagaaaaagattggcctattttatttcataggctatttttttaagatatttttttatttaaatgtgcactttatggagctttaattaaaaaaatggttctcctgttgttatacagtatttatgttcacttaaacaaatggtttcaataaaactacttgtgacatgtcatatttggctttgactgaacatttgctctcactttgccataGAAATATCAGGAtacatatcgtatatcgatattcagcctaaatatatcaggatatgacttttggtccatatcgcccagccctacaataGTGCGCCGCTAACCCACCCTTTACTGCATCTTCTATACACAGGACGGATACTAAACTTTCTCTGCCCGGCGGGTCACTTTTACAAACTGATGAAGGGGCTACTTCAACAAACATTCATAATAAGGGCAGCACaatttggaaaaagaaaatctaattgtgattattttgactgattttGCAATTACAGTAAGGTAATTATCAAAtcaaagaaagatttttttcttcagccTGTAGAAACGATTTGTAGGCCCGAACATCTATGCTGCACCACAGACTTAGTTCAGAATgatattttgacacatattttgacTGTAACAAATAAAAGGCAATTTGGATATTACAATAGTCTAGACTactctttttaattaattctgaagctatattattaatatttacaaggtaaaaataataaacatgaaaatGCCCATAATCCAGTTGGAGCAGGACCACACAAATCAAGTGCATTTAGGGGCATCTCTAAGATTAAAGGACCTCTGTTGGGGGGGTTGGGcagatatttttctttaaataaactagagctgcaacaattattcgattaatcgaacaaaaatcgattattaaattaattttaatattcgAATAAttagtttgagcagttttttaaagacaataagtccaaattctctgatttcagcttcttcaatgtgaaaatatctggtttctttgttcctttatgacaataaactgaatatctctttggtttgtggacaaaacaagagatttgaggacgtcatcttgcggtaatcgttagttgcagccgtAAGATAAACAAGCATGCTGTTTAATGCAGTCTTGCAACTTATTTAAAGTACATTGTTAATCTGCTTATTTTCATTGTAAATTACGAAATAGTCTGAGGGCCACCCGGCAGCTCATCACGGGTCAGTCTAACAAATGTGAAATTCCCAGGAATTCCCTTCCAGCAgcctattgttttgttttttcacacatttacagatAACTGTAAAGAGTAATTAGTGTTTTAATTACCTCAGTGGAGCGAGGTCTTTTGTTGTCCTCCTGCTCCATTGACTCAGTTGTCCTGACTGACATGGGGGACACAGTGTAGATGGAGGGACTGAGCCTCTGCTTGcagtgcagcagagagagagctgtCTTGCTGGAAAGGCCAGGTGGGTTGGGGTCATAGCCGCTTGTAGTCCACGATGAATACACTGAGGGCTTCTGTTCATCCAGAGCAGAAGGGTTTGGTTTAATGTAGTTCAAATAGCACCAGCTATTACAGGTGCTGGACAGCAGACTGGGGTATGTTGGACCAACATGTGTGATGGGAGAACAAACACTGGGTGTCTGACTCTCCCTTTTCAGTTCCTGATTGCATGTGTCCACTGAGGCCTTGTCAACACACCcagcctccccctcctcttcttcttttactcgtttctgctgctgctgtgactcaGGGGGGAGCTCAATGCTGTTTGAAGGGGAAAGCATGCGCTTGTTACCCCCTGAGCCTGATATCCTCAGGCCATCGTCAGACCACGACTGAGCATCTGGACTTATGTTCCTGTGGTTTCTGTATTCAGCTGTCGGGATACTTATATTGTATGAAACAGCATCAACCGCCTCCTGAGGCCTGGGGGAGGTGGACTGAGAAAATGTGGTGTATATGGCACATGCTAGGGTGAGGGTGTCTGTTTGTAGACGCACGGCTACTGCTGGAGATGCAGCTGGCCTCAGTAATTCCAGACTGGAAGTGATGTGAGGGACGGAGTGCTGCATGCTGGAGGGATTTACTCGAACCTCTGAATAATCATCGTGTAGTAAAGGAATCTCTAGCTTCAGCCCTGTAGACATGGGGAGGTAGCGAGCTCTGGCTGCCCCTGATGGTCCATGCGTAGGATAGGGCTGTGGTGCTTGAGGAGGTGGCTGCTCTGTACGGATATGTGAAGCCTCTTCTTTTACAGGATCTACAGGTGTAAGTTCTGTGCTGCCTGTTAACTGAATATTTTGACTGAGTTTCCAATGAGAGAAAATCTCTTTGCTTTGTAATCTTACTGGATTGCGCATGACTGTGTCAACTGATGAAGGAGATGTAGAGGACCTGCTGCAGTACAAAGAAGTCGGGCTTGCTTGAGAAGACGTGGTAGAGCTGACATGTTCGGGACTACGGCTCGGTGCAGTACActgctcctcttcttcctcatccGGATCTCGGACAGCAGTGTGCCTCATAAGGAGACATTTTCTTCTTTCCCTCCAGCCAACTGCAGAGCGCTCAGGCGACAGACAACTGTAGTCAAAAGACTTACTGCGAGTCTCGGCCATTAGGACACTTGGTAGTGGGTCATGAGGCGCCTGCTCCGATGCTGAGCGCCTCATCTCTCTGTGCTGATGCACCCCAGGCACCGTCAACATGTGAGGAGCTCTTGATCTCCTCAGTGGGGCTGATCCTGCTATCTCCATATCTGGTCTATTTGACTCCTCAAAGGATGTGGAACGACTGGATGCATATGATGTGCTGCTGTCCTGACTCGGGCTGCGGGGCAGGGATATAGAGTCAAAACTGGAATCCCCAGAAGACTGGGCAGCCTCGGCTAGACGTAAGCGCTTCTTCTTTGGGGGAAGCTTTTCGATGGGGAGCTGGGCCAAAGAGGGACTTCTCTGTGGCCACTGAAATTCATCAGGTTTCTCTGAATGTTTTGCTGTCGAGCTTGGCTCTACCGAGGTCCCTGTGCTCATGTTGGAATCCTCTGTGACCAGGATTTCTGGAACCTGCACATTGTGTTGGCGGACCAGCTTTCGAGTTGCCAGTTTTGTCGACTGTTGGGATTGTTTCTGAGGCACGAGTTGATATTCCTCATGAGGTGGAGAGTTTTTTGTTGCCTCAGTGCCTTGACTCTCATTGCACAAAGATTCTTGTTTTTCAAATGAACTTGTGTGCTGAATCACTGAACAGGTTTGTAGTGTAGGTCTTCTGGGGCCCTCATAAACGGCATTGCTTTCGTCTTTACACTGTCCTGACAAAAGGGCTGGAGACGGTAATGAAGGAGAAGAGGGATCATCAAATTCAAaactctcttctttccttcttttacGCATTGCTGAagctcctgctctgactgcatgGTTAATTAGTTGTGAGCACCCCATTTGACTAATTACCACCTCATTTCTGGGATGATGTGCTAAGCACAGGCTTTGCTTGTGTTTCTTATAACCTTCCCAATCTTTGCATCCAGTTCCACAGGCCTCACACTCATATGGCTGTGGTTGGCTTTGCTTGTGGTCAGGCACAGTGGTAACGCTGTCAGGGTAAAGTGAATGAGAACCCTCATGTTCCTCCTCTGTAAGTTCGGCACCAAGTGGGATTTCAATAGCTGGCTGCCGTTTTAGCATCCCATAACGACGGGAAGAAGGTCGTTCATCAAAGGACTGACTTAAGCGGAACTTACTGAGGCCGCCACTGGAGGCGTCAAATGAACTGGCTGCAGATGGCATTGAGTGACTTCTCACCAAAGGGGCGGTGGATGTTTGGCCAGCTGGCTGCTCCACATTTAGAGATGGATGATGAAATTTTTCACATGGAACTCCCATGGTGATGGAGCCACTGTTTTTATAGCCCAGATCTCCAGCTTTAGGGCTGTGAATAAGTGTTTCTTTCACAGATGAACTCTTTTGAGACTCTGAACTATTCTTCCTGGACAGTGAGAATCTCCTTGGTTTTACACTGTCAATTTTACTGGTGTCCACCACTGCCTCATTGATAGTGATGAGTTTGGTGATATGGTCAATGACCTGTTTCTTGGGGACCGTGAATGGGATGTTTTTGTCCTCCTGACCAGAGGGCTGCTGGTTCTGGTGCCGAGACATCCTCTGTAGGTGTCCGAGACGCCCATACTTGCCGAGGATGATCTCTGCGTAGCTTTTGGCACTTGTGTTCGGGGGGCTGTCCTGTGACTGCTCTGTACTTTCAGAGCGAGAGAAATAGCCTGATTCTGTACTGCCTTTACTCCCTAAAATTAGAGATGAGGTCTTTTCGTCCGATGAGTCTCGAGGACCATGTTTTCCTCTACTTAGACGCAGGGCCAGTCTTTTTTTCACTGCGTAGGAGTCATCATTTCCTCCAGTGCAATCTTTGGGCCTGTCTGTTTCAAGAC
This genomic interval from Centropristis striata isolate RG_2023a ecotype Rhode Island chromosome 14, C.striata_1.0, whole genome shotgun sequence contains the following:
- the hivep3a gene encoding transcription factor HIVEP3, with protein sequence MEALHSCLTTGEQSGGQEHCQPESPHRGPQPKSPSLPRRQPQTGSPKPHGTPQQPKQSRRQHSERKRLRHQRQSIDSETALEQKDEATTANTVSSLQPGDPPFSAGGANQSKPENQEGTPKQKRERKPQRPGKYVCTYCGRACAKPSVLQKHIRSHTGERPYPCAPCGFSFKTKSNLYKHRKSHTHRVKAGLALGEPRSLEEQVTESEDETRQLSSASSLTERRGSVTSIKSLETDRPKDCTGGNDDSYAVKKRLALRLSRGKHGPRDSSDEKTSSLILGSKGSTESGYFSRSESTEQSQDSPPNTSAKSYAEIILGKYGRLGHLQRMSRHQNQQPSGQEDKNIPFTVPKKQVIDHITKLITINEAVVDTSKIDSVKPRRFSLSRKNSSESQKSSSVKETLIHSPKAGDLGYKNSGSITMGVPCEKFHHPSLNVEQPAGQTSTAPLVRSHSMPSAASSFDASSGGLSKFRLSQSFDERPSSRRYGMLKRQPAIEIPLGAELTEEEHEGSHSLYPDSVTTVPDHKQSQPQPYECEACGTGCKDWEGYKKHKQSLCLAHHPRNEVVISQMGCSQLINHAVRAGASAMRKRRKEESFEFDDPSSPSLPSPALLSGQCKDESNAVYEGPRRPTLQTCSVIQHTSSFEKQESLCNESQGTEATKNSPPHEEYQLVPQKQSQQSTKLATRKLVRQHNVQVPEILVTEDSNMSTGTSVEPSSTAKHSEKPDEFQWPQRSPSLAQLPIEKLPPKKKRLRLAEAAQSSGDSSFDSISLPRSPSQDSSTSYASSRSTSFEESNRPDMEIAGSAPLRRSRAPHMLTVPGVHQHREMRRSASEQAPHDPLPSVLMAETRSKSFDYSCLSPERSAVGWRERRKCLLMRHTAVRDPDEEEEEQCTAPSRSPEHVSSTTSSQASPTSLYCSRSSTSPSSVDTVMRNPVRLQSKEIFSHWKLSQNIQLTGSTELTPVDPVKEEASHIRTEQPPPQAPQPYPTHGPSGAARARYLPMSTGLKLEIPLLHDDYSEVRVNPSSMQHSVPHITSSLELLRPAASPAVAVRLQTDTLTLACAIYTTFSQSTSPRPQEAVDAVSYNISIPTAEYRNHRNISPDAQSWSDDGLRISGSGGNKRMLSPSNSIELPPESQQQQKRVKEEEEGEAGCVDKASVDTCNQELKRESQTPSVCSPITHVGPTYPSLLSSTCNSWCYLNYIKPNPSALDEQKPSVYSSWTTSGYDPNPPGLSSKTALSLLHCKQRLSPSIYTVSPMSVRTTESMEQEDNKRPRSTEVYNSQSYCRDHEGTRKEQQSAEDDGSNRKEEREEEKKNEEEEEVQSCSRNKQPPKVWISERGSNEKYAVMQGGGGGGGKCQCDDCGFHLKNTTLQTCTQHIAESPSYNCKHCTLSLKAKGSLIEHLRSEAHGKQTCCYPDEGVSLNTDKQKHRQYSDLGKCGHDADARDKDGGRDEDKRCKVAENSHSSSSDSEKPPTGGMEPAPSQSAPLPPKTSFTQKSSASTRRALFARRRFDESASVSQALMPQREPSPPRSPSPRPHQSPSSPSPSSCHVTTSTLRPMSPVRGLSPVIVHSHGSESSGPPGSLADTYAQCLHPRDLPSTARLSVDEVGLTHITPHPTRPRGAHNLLSHLPLHSQQPSRSPSLLIPIGGIHMIQPRSTLPVYSLVSSPIAATASPAGTSWRRSAAPKGRFPLLQRQDTLKETSPSSRASPQDPEASGGTSGSGSGRSDTLLHTRGCFSVRQRSSPGTEAKHPEIGTDAHVAERCVYPETTQGQKKAPSSQTQL